From the genome of Pseudomonas putida:
GTGGATGCCGGCGAGATCCTGGCCATCGTCGGCGAGTCCGGCTCGGGCAAGTCGGTGACCATGATGGCCCTGATGGGCCTGATCGAGGCCCCCGGGCGCATCAGCGCAGACGCCCTCGATTTTGCCGGCACCGACATGCTCAAGCTCAGCGCCCGGCAGCGGCGCAAGATCGTCGGCAAGGACATCGCCATGGTCTTCCAGGACCCGATGACCGCGCTCAACCCCAGCTATACCGTGGGCTTCCAGATCGAGGAAGTGCTGCGCCAGCACCTTGGGCTCAAGGGCAAAGCCGCCCGCCAACGGGCCCTGGAGCTTCTGAAAAAGGTCGAGATCCCAGCCCCGGAAAGCCGTCTGGACGCCTATCCGCACCAGCTTTCAGGCGGCATGAGCCAGCGCGTGGCGATTGCCATGGCGATTGCCGGCGAGCCGAAACTGCTGATCGCCGACGAGCCGACCACCGCCCTGGACGTGACCATCCAGGCACAGATCATGGAGCTGCTGGTGCACCTGCAGGAGGAGCGCAACATGGCGCTGATCCTGATCACCCACGACCTTGCCGTGGTCGCGGAGACTGCCCGCCGCGTGTGCGTGATGTATGCCGGCCAGGCCGTCGAGGTGGGCCAGGTGCCCGAGCTGTTCGACGTTCCCGCGCACCCGTACAGCGAGGCATTGCTGGCGGCGATCCCTGAGCACAGTATCGGTGCCGAACGCCTGGCCACCCTGCCGGGCATCGTTCCCGGTCGCTACGACCGGCCGCAGGGCTGCCTGCTGTCACCGCGCTGCCCCTATGTGCAGGACGACTGCCGGCAGCAACGTCCGGCCCTCGATCCCCAGGCCCACAGCCTGGCACGCTGCTTCTACCCGCTGAACCAGGAGGTGGCCTGATGGCTGTGGTACTCACCGCGCGGGAGCTGACCCGCCATTACGAGGTGTCCCGTGGGCTGTTCAAGGGCCATGCCCTGGTGCGCGCACTCAATGGCGTGTCGTTCGAACTGGAGGCCGGCAAGACCCTGGCCGTGGTCGGCGAGTCCGGCTGTGGCAAATCGACCCTGGCACGTGCCCTGACCTTGATCGAGTCGCCCACCTCCGGTTCGCTGCAGATCGCCGGTACCGAGGTGGCCGGTGCCAGCAAGGCCGCCCGCAAGCAATTGCGACGCGACGTGCAGATGGTCTTCCAGAGCCCCTACGCCTCGCTCAACCCACGGCAGAAGATCGGCGACCAGTTGGCCGAGCCGCTGCTGATAAACACCTCGCTGAGCAAGGCCGAACGGCGCGACAAAGTTCAGCGAATGATGGAACAGGTCGGTCTGCGCCCCGAGCATTACCAGCGCTACCCGCACATGTTCTCGGGCGGTCAGCGCCAGCGTATCGCCCTGGCCCGCGCGATGATGCTGCAGCCCAAGGTGCTGGTGGCGGATGAGCCGACGTCGGCGTTGGACGTGTCGATCCAGGCGCAGGTGCTGAACCTGTTCATGGACCTGCAGAAGGAATTCGACACCGCCTACGTGTTCATCTCGCACAACCTGGCAGTAGTACGTCACGTGGCCGATCAAGTGCTGGTGATGTATCTCGGGCGTCCGGCGGAGATGGGGCCAAAAGAGGATATCTACGAAAAGCCGCTGCATCCGTATACCCAGGCCTTGCTTTCGGCAACGCCGGCGATCCATCCGGACCCGATGAAACCGAAGATACGCATCGCTGGGGAGTTACCTAACCCGCTGAATCCGCCGGATGGTTGTGCGTTCCACAAGCGTTGCCCGTACGCCACCGAACGCTGTGCCAGCGAAGTACCGGCGTTCCGGCCGGTGGGCACGCGACAGGTGGCGTGCCATTACGCGGAGCAGTTTCTCTAGATCCCAGGGGGCGCTGTGCGCCCCTATCGCGACGCAAGGCCGCTCCCACAGGTCATAGGCAATTGCTGTGGGAGCGGCCTCGTGTCGCGATGGGCTGCGCAGCAGCCCCAACGATCTCAATGCATGAAGAACCAGATCAGAATGATCACCGGAATCGGAACGCCAATCATCCATAGCAGTATCGAGCGCATAACCTTTCTCCTTGTGTGAGGTTACTTGATCCGTTGCAGCGCCCATGCCATCCGTGTCAAAAAATTACATGCATATAAAACAACGAGTTAGCGTAAACGCCGCTTGTTGAAACCGTGCAAAATGCCGGATTCACGCCCTTGCGCCGGGGTGTTCTGCAATGCACTATCGAGCCATGACCGCGCCACTACTACCCGACGGCCCCGACCAGACTCCGCTGACGGCGGACACCGTGCTGCGCTACCACCTGTGCTGGAAGCAGCGCGACCTCGACGGCGTGATCGCGCTCTATCACCCCGAAGTGCAGTACCACGACTTCTTCCAGAATCGCGTGCTCGGCTACCACGAGCTGCGCGACTACGTACGCGCCTGCCTGCCCCACGAGGCCGGCGAAGACATCGTCCACAGCGACCGCATCCGCGTGGACGGCTGCACCGCATTCATCCAATACCAGGTAACTGTCCAGGGGGGCGAAGGCCTTGTGGCGTTCCAATCCAGCGAGGCGATCACCGTCAGGGACGGCCTGATCTGGCGCGTCAATGAATATGCCACGCTGGTTCGCAACAACGGCGCCGGCAGCGCCAACAGCGGCCCACGCCCTGCCACCAGCCGCCTGGGCCTGTCACCCCGGCAGCTATCGACCATGGCCCAGGACCTGGAACACTACTTCCAGCGCCAGCGCCCCTATCTCGATCCGGAGCTGGACCTGCAACAGGTCGCCGATGCCAGCGGCTACAGCCGCAACCAGATTTCCTACCTGCTCAACCAGGTGCTCGGCCAGAGCTTCTACCGCTACGTCAACCAGGCCCGCCTGCAGCACTTGCTGGCCAGCCTCGACGATGACAGCGTCGAGGCACCGATCGACGACCTCGCGTTCAATGCCGGCTTCAATTCCCTGTCGGCGTTCTACAAGTGCTTCCGCGAACACACGGGGCTCACCCCCAAGGCCTATCTGCGGCAAATTTCCCTGCGTGCACGCACGTAAGACAGCCCCTGCCCGCCCCCACTAGGATCGCCCACAGACCCTGACGGATGTGGAGCCACCCCTCGATGCAAGCCCTGCGCACACTCAGCCTGTGGATGGACCAACTCGACGAGCCGCTGAGCCCGCGCCCGGCCCTGGAGGCGGATCTGGAAGTCGACGTGTGCATCATCGGCGCTGGCTACACCGGACTGTGGACGGCCTATTACCTCAAGCGCCAGGCACCGCACCTGAACATCGCTGTGATCGATGCCCAGATTGCCGGCTTCGGCGCCTCGGGGCGCAACGGCGGTTGGCTGATGGGCAATCTGCTGGGTGAAGACCGCCTGCTCGCAGCGCTGTCGCCCCAACAACGTCGCGCCAGCATCGACCTGTTGCACGGTATTCCCGATGAAGTGCAGGCAGTGCTGCAGCGCGAGTCCATTGCCTGCGACTACCGCAAAGGCGGCGTGCTGTACTGTGCTGCCCGCTATCCGGAACAAGAACGCAGCCTGCGCGCCTACCTCGACGACCTCTATCGCCAGGGCATGACCGAAGACGACTACCGCTGGCTACGCCCCGAGCAGCTGGATGCCCAGTTGCGCGTGAGTAACGCCTACGGCGCCATCTACAGCCCGCACACCGCGACCATCCAGCCGGCGAAGTTGGTCCGCGGCCTTGCTCGGGCAGTTGAGGCGCTAGGCGTGACGATCTACGAGAACACGCCCGCCCTTGACTGGCAGCCTGGCGAAGTGCGCTCGCCGCTAGCGCGCATCCGCTGCCAGTGGACAGTGCCTGCCGTCGAGGGCTACGCCGCCAGCCTGCCGCCGCTGGGCAAGCATCAACTGCCCGTACAGAGCCTGCTGGTAGCCACCGAACCATTGCCCGAATCGACCTGGGAGCAGATCGGGCTTACCCAGGGCCAGGCCTTCAGCGAAAGCAGCCGCCAGGTCACCTATGGCCAGCGAACCGTCGACAACCGCCTGGTGTTCGGCGCCCGCGGCGGCTACCGCTTCGGCGGTCGCCTGCGGGAAAACTTCAACCTCGACGAACAGGAAATCGAGCTGCGCCGCTATCTGTTCGGCGAACTGTTCCCGCAGCTCAAGCACGTGCGCATCACCCATTCCTGGGGTGGCAACCTGGGCATGGCGAGGCGCTTCCGCCCGCACATGCTCTGCGATCGCCAGCGTGGCATTGCCCTGGCTGGTGGCTACGGCGGCGAAGGGGTCGGCGCCACCAACCTGGCCGGGCGCACGCTGGCAGCACTGATCCAGAACCAGCACAACCAATTGACCGGGCAGCCTTGGGTACTCGACAACCGTCCCGTGTCGAGCCTGGCCAGTTGGCCACCGGAACCCTGCCGCTGGCTGGGCTACAACGCAATCATCCAGAGTTTCGTGCACGAGGATCAGACCCTCGCCAACCCGGCCAGTGCCCCCTGGCGACGGCGCCTGGCCAGCTCCCTGGCGAACTTCATGGAAAGCTTCATGCACTGATTCGCCACTTCCCCACAGAGGACCTACCGGCAATGAGCATCACCCAGTTCAAACACACAGGCAGCGCCGTGCTCGAGAGTTCCAGCCCGGTCGCGGTGCCGCTCGGCGAACCCGTGGCGGTGACCTCGGTCACCTGCGTGGAGCGCAGCGATGGCGTCGAAACCGGCATCTGGGAATGCACCCCCGGGCGCTGGCGGCGACAGATCGTGCAACAGGAGTTCTGCCATTTCATCAAGGGCCGCTGCACCTTCACCCCCGACGGTGGCGAGACCCTGGTCATAGAAGCCGGAGACGCCCTGATGCTACCGGCCAACAGCACCGGCACCTGGGACATCCAGGAAACGGTGCGCAAGACCTACGTTCTCATTTTCTGATCCGCTGATCGCCTGCCTTCGATAACAACAGACAAAGCAAGGTAAACCCGACATGCGTACGTTCATCCTCGCTCCCCTGATGCTGGCCGCCAGCGTGGCCAGCGCCGCCGAAACGGTGAAGATCTACAACTGGTCCAGCTACGTCGCGCCCGACACCCTGAAGAACTTCCAGCAAGCCACCGGCATCGTGCCGACCTACGACGTGTACGACAGCAACGAGACCCTCGATGGCAAACTGATGACCGGCAACTCCGGCTATGACGTGGTGTTTCCCTCCAACCACTTCATGGCCCGCCAGATCCAGGGCAAGGCACTCAAACGCCTGGACCGCTCGCAGTTGCCCAACTGGCACAACCTCAATCCGGTATTGCTCAAGGCGCTGGAAGTCAACGATCCGGGCAACCAGTACGGCTTCCCCTACCTGTGGGGCAGCACCGGCATCGGCTACAACATCGACAAGGTCAAGGCAGTGCTCGGCGACAATGCGCCGGTCGACTCGTGGGATCTGATCTTCAAACCCGAGTACATGAGCAAGCTGAAAAGCTGCGGCGTCGCCGTGCTGGATAATGGGCCGGAGCTGTTGCCCATCGCCCTGCATTACCTCGGCCTGCCGCATCACAGCCAGGACCCTGCGGACTATGAAAAGGCCAAGGCGTTGTTGATGCAGGTGCGGCCGTACATCAGCTACTTCCACTCGTCGAAGTACACCGGCGACCTGGCCAATGGCGATGTGTGCGTGGTGGTGGGGTTCTCGGGGGATGTGCTGCAAGCCAGGAACCGCGCCGAGGAGGCGAAGAACGGGGTGAAGGTGGGTTACTCGATTCCGAAGGAAGGCGCGCCGATGTGGTTCGACATGGTCGCCATGCCCGCCGATGCGCCGGACGAGAAAGCAGCCTATGCCTACATGAACTACCTGCTGCAACCTGAGGTGATGGCCAACATCAGCAACCATGTGCAGTACGCCAACGGCAACCTCAAGGCCGACGGGCTGGTGGACCCGGCCATGAAGGGCAACAGCATGATCTACCCGAGCGAGGATGTGATGGGCAAGTTGTATGCCCTGGAGGCGATGCCGGCGAAGATCGACCGGATCAGGACGCGGATCTGGACCAGCATCAAGGCCGGCAATTGAGGCTGGGGCCGCTTTGCGGCCCCTGTTTCAATGATCAGTGATGCTCGCGGGTAGCGCGGAACTTGATGTCCGGCCAGCGCTCTTCCATCAGCGACAGGTTGACGCGGGTCGGCGCCAGGTAGGTCAGGTGACCGCCACCGTCGATGGCCAGGTTCTCCATGGCCTTGTTCTGGAATTCCTCGAGCTTCTTCTTATCGTCGCAGCCGATCCAGCGGGCCGACCAGACGGTGATCGGCTCGTAGGCGCATTCGACCTTGTACTCTTCCTTCAGGCGGCTGGCGACGACGTCGAACTGCAGTACACCGACCGCACCGAGAATGATGTCGTTGCTGCGCTCAGGGAAGAACACCTGGGTCGCGCCCTCTTCTGCCAACTGCTGCAGGCCCTGGCGCAGTTGCTTGGACTTGAGCGGGTCTTTCAGGCGCACGCGGCGGAACAACTCCGGGGCGAAGTGCGGGATACCGGTGAAGCCCAGCGCCTCGCCTTCGGTGAAGGTGTCGCCGATCTGGATGGTGCCGTGGTTGTGCAGGCCGATGATGTCGCCGGCATAGGCTTCTTCGAGCTGCTCACGCTCGGACGAGAAGAAGGTCAGGGCATCGCCGATGCGCAGGTCCTTGTTCAGGCGTACGTGGCGCATTTTCATGCCCTTCTCGTACTTGCCCGAGCAGATGCGCATGAAAGCGATACGGTCGCGGTGTTTCGGGTCCATGTTCGCCTGGATCTTGAACACGAAACCTGTGAACTTCTCCTCGGTCGGCTCGACGGTCCGCTCGTGTGCCACACGGCCCAACGGGCGCGGCGCCCAGTCGACGACCGCATCGAGCACGTGATCGACACCGAAGTTGCCCAGCGCGGTCCCGAAGAATACCGGGGTCAGTTGGCCGTTGATGAATTCGTCCTGGTCGAACTCATGGCAGGCGCCCTGCACCAGTTCGAGTTGCTCGACGAAAGAGTCGTACTGGTCGCCCAGATGCGCGCGGGCCTCGTCGGAATCCAGCTTCTGGATGATCTTCGCTTCGGTACGCTCGTGGCCGTGGCCCGGGGTGTAGACGATGATGTAGTCGCCGGTCAGGTGGTACACACCCTTGAAATCGCGGTAGCAACCGATCGGCCAGGTGATCGGCGCAGCCTTGATCTTGAGCACCGCTTCGATTTCGTCGAGCAGTTCGATCGGGTCACGGATGTCACGGTCGAGTTTGTTGATGAAGCTGACGATCGGCGTGTCCCGCAGGCGGCAGACGTCCATCAGGGCGATGGTCCGCGGCTCGACGCCCTTACCGCCGTCGAGCACCATCAGCGCCGAGTCCACCGCGGTCAGGGTGCGGTAGGTATCTTCGGAGAAGTCTTCGTGGCCGGGGGTGTCGAGCAGGTTGATCATGTGCTCGCGGTAGGGGAACTGCATCACCGA
Proteins encoded in this window:
- a CDS encoding ABC transporter ATP-binding protein, translating into MSLLQIKNLNVRFGDADAVPVVDGLDLAVDAGEILAIVGESGSGKSVTMMALMGLIEAPGRISADALDFAGTDMLKLSARQRRKIVGKDIAMVFQDPMTALNPSYTVGFQIEEVLRQHLGLKGKAARQRALELLKKVEIPAPESRLDAYPHQLSGGMSQRVAIAMAIAGEPKLLIADEPTTALDVTIQAQIMELLVHLQEERNMALILITHDLAVVAETARRVCVMYAGQAVEVGQVPELFDVPAHPYSEALLAAIPEHSIGAERLATLPGIVPGRYDRPQGCLLSPRCPYVQDDCRQQRPALDPQAHSLARCFYPLNQEVA
- a CDS encoding peptide ABC transporter ATP-binding protein; translation: MAVVLTARELTRHYEVSRGLFKGHALVRALNGVSFELEAGKTLAVVGESGCGKSTLARALTLIESPTSGSLQIAGTEVAGASKAARKQLRRDVQMVFQSPYASLNPRQKIGDQLAEPLLINTSLSKAERRDKVQRMMEQVGLRPEHYQRYPHMFSGGQRQRIALARAMMLQPKVLVADEPTSALDVSIQAQVLNLFMDLQKEFDTAYVFISHNLAVVRHVADQVLVMYLGRPAEMGPKEDIYEKPLHPYTQALLSATPAIHPDPMKPKIRIAGELPNPLNPPDGCAFHKRCPYATERCASEVPAFRPVGTRQVACHYAEQFL
- a CDS encoding AraC family transcriptional regulator; translation: MTAPLLPDGPDQTPLTADTVLRYHLCWKQRDLDGVIALYHPEVQYHDFFQNRVLGYHELRDYVRACLPHEAGEDIVHSDRIRVDGCTAFIQYQVTVQGGEGLVAFQSSEAITVRDGLIWRVNEYATLVRNNGAGSANSGPRPATSRLGLSPRQLSTMAQDLEHYFQRQRPYLDPELDLQQVADASGYSRNQISYLLNQVLGQSFYRYVNQARLQHLLASLDDDSVEAPIDDLAFNAGFNSLSAFYKCFREHTGLTPKAYLRQISLRART
- a CDS encoding NAD(P)/FAD-dependent oxidoreductase, whose amino-acid sequence is MQALRTLSLWMDQLDEPLSPRPALEADLEVDVCIIGAGYTGLWTAYYLKRQAPHLNIAVIDAQIAGFGASGRNGGWLMGNLLGEDRLLAALSPQQRRASIDLLHGIPDEVQAVLQRESIACDYRKGGVLYCAARYPEQERSLRAYLDDLYRQGMTEDDYRWLRPEQLDAQLRVSNAYGAIYSPHTATIQPAKLVRGLARAVEALGVTIYENTPALDWQPGEVRSPLARIRCQWTVPAVEGYAASLPPLGKHQLPVQSLLVATEPLPESTWEQIGLTQGQAFSESSRQVTYGQRTVDNRLVFGARGGYRFGGRLRENFNLDEQEIELRRYLFGELFPQLKHVRITHSWGGNLGMARRFRPHMLCDRQRGIALAGGYGGEGVGATNLAGRTLAALIQNQHNQLTGQPWVLDNRPVSSLASWPPEPCRWLGYNAIIQSFVHEDQTLANPASAPWRRRLASSLANFMESFMH
- a CDS encoding cupin domain-containing protein, with the translated sequence MSITQFKHTGSAVLESSSPVAVPLGEPVAVTSVTCVERSDGVETGIWECTPGRWRRQIVQQEFCHFIKGRCTFTPDGGETLVIEAGDALMLPANSTGTWDIQETVRKTYVLIF
- a CDS encoding polyamine ABC transporter substrate-binding protein — protein: MRTFILAPLMLAASVASAAETVKIYNWSSYVAPDTLKNFQQATGIVPTYDVYDSNETLDGKLMTGNSGYDVVFPSNHFMARQIQGKALKRLDRSQLPNWHNLNPVLLKALEVNDPGNQYGFPYLWGSTGIGYNIDKVKAVLGDNAPVDSWDLIFKPEYMSKLKSCGVAVLDNGPELLPIALHYLGLPHHSQDPADYEKAKALLMQVRPYISYFHSSKYTGDLANGDVCVVVGFSGDVLQARNRAEEAKNGVKVGYSIPKEGAPMWFDMVAMPADAPDEKAAYAYMNYLLQPEVMANISNHVQYANGNLKADGLVDPAMKGNSMIYPSEDVMGKLYALEAMPAKIDRIRTRIWTSIKAGN
- a CDS encoding peptide chain release factor 3, yielding MTNQAAEVAKRRTFAIISHPDAGKTTITEKLLLMGKAIAVAGTVKSRKSDRHATSDWMEMEKQRGISITTSVMQFPYREHMINLLDTPGHEDFSEDTYRTLTAVDSALMVLDGGKGVEPRTIALMDVCRLRDTPIVSFINKLDRDIRDPIELLDEIEAVLKIKAAPITWPIGCYRDFKGVYHLTGDYIIVYTPGHGHERTEAKIIQKLDSDEARAHLGDQYDSFVEQLELVQGACHEFDQDEFINGQLTPVFFGTALGNFGVDHVLDAVVDWAPRPLGRVAHERTVEPTEEKFTGFVFKIQANMDPKHRDRIAFMRICSGKYEKGMKMRHVRLNKDLRIGDALTFFSSEREQLEEAYAGDIIGLHNHGTIQIGDTFTEGEALGFTGIPHFAPELFRRVRLKDPLKSKQLRQGLQQLAEEGATQVFFPERSNDIILGAVGVLQFDVVASRLKEEYKVECAYEPITVWSARWIGCDDKKKLEEFQNKAMENLAIDGGGHLTYLAPTRVNLSLMEERWPDIKFRATREHH